A single region of the Leptodactylus fuscus isolate aLepFus1 chromosome 5, aLepFus1.hap2, whole genome shotgun sequence genome encodes:
- the LOC142204865 gene encoding cocaine- and amphetamine-regulated transcript protein-like has protein sequence MNSSSILFRLLCVSILFSCLCHAQSSRETSVEDFDIKKSPSSSEKELVEAMEELLGKFQDRYPAYQKRAQIPLCDIGERCAMRQGPRIGKLCDCSRGSSCNSFLLKCI, from the exons ATGAACAGTTCCTCAATACTCTTcaggctcctgtgtgtcagcatcCTCTTCTCCTGTCTCTGTCATGCCCAGTCTTCCAGGGAAACCTCTGTAGAAGATTTTGATATAAAGAAAAGTCCTTCATCTTCTGAGAAAGAACTG GTAGAGGCAATGGAGGAattattggggaaatttcaggacAGGTACCCTGCTTACCAAAAGAGAGCACAGATACCTTTG TGTGATATTGGAGAGAGATGTGCAATGAGGCAAGGTCCCAGAATTGGCAAGCTGTGTGATTGCTCCCGTGGATCATCTTGTAACTCTTTCCTCTTGAAGTGCATATGA